The Streptococcus sp. 29896 genome includes a region encoding these proteins:
- a CDS encoding discoidin domain-containing protein produces the protein MVRVRVAVDQSFVEVTSTQTSESGVNASNVIDNNSSTFWSSNHSQINQESARQMLTVKLLEPGTISKVLYSPRSESDTAVGNVVKGKIQYSLDKERWEDAIPTGVTRIRDGLTSGRVDGAAHTFTLDVNRLPKYIEIEPVEALYVRLVALETKHLDPAQENKVVSAAEFMPYAEKQVPQESVVYLDPSLTEAPSYNATDGGGRNASFATDGDKRTLWASADTSEYWNRTAPQALTVGLTEVARVNSIDITPRQDGDNYRVHYTGDLISGYIEYLNSEGNWTRVSIVGGTPQNEFVFGGSHDTKTVTFTPVEAQKFRIVATNTYHWNGTANYNKIVAIAEVYLTGTKIESPITEAPVTEDPVTEDPVTEDPITEGPVTEAPITENSVTEDPLYVLGEHALIELSKEFIQVTAGDSTAWQNTNDWPRGVQNLTNRDIGDGSSGADNTVLTEMLWGGSKRMPQSVHFTFTELQDLEKLEIYKRLNNNGTLTQFSVTVYGENDQVIGEKQDVTVAKETPTASYSLGSFSGIKKVTVTFKQAVNASGQVTPGDLTVKGISFFKKDSGIRGTQVERSHIQVQAEDPTAFQSGYGVERVIDGSYSNGTELKWGPGSHQKRLGQKVTFTLTEPKALSGITVYTRPDRQGSIAEYKVVTKFQGQVVQEEIVSSIHRSATLSNLELNGSQVDSVELTFIEALDNAGNRTNQFLTVREVKFYQAAPLEKPVTEDPVAEDPVTEDPITEDPVTEDPVTEDPVAEDPITEDPVTEDPVTEDPITEDPITEDPVTEDPVTEDPITEDPVTEDPVTEDPVTEEPITEDPVTEDPVTEDPVTEEPITEDPITEDPVTEDPITENPVAEEPVTEDPVTEDPVTEDPVTEDPVTEDPVTEDPVTEDPVTEDPVTEEPVTENPVTEDPVIEAPVTEDPVTEDPVIEAPVTEDPVTEDPVTENPVTDEPITEDPVTDSPRIFTDDTTNISVTVNTGADAAVGIQVSQMEDLPEAVDGKDAVVYDIELIDEDGQHIDGEFSALVKLPVDVNKLVSRVVFIPEGGELEAVEFEQVYEEETDTSYVTFEATHFSHYAVLYTTVHGDVIPGGFYDWFVTTIGDQDSDDDVDENDVQSWLKGPKGDQGERGEVGLQGPKGDKGDPGQAGAQGERGEAGPQGPKGDKGDPGQAGVQGERGEVGPQGPKGDKGDPGQAGAQGERGEVGPQGPKGDPGDEGPVGPRGPQGEVGPAGPAGPQGEVGPAGPQGEVGPAGPQGEVGPAGPQGEVGPAGPQGEVGPAGPQGEVGPAGPQGEVGPAGPQGEVGPAGPQGEVGPAGSQGEVGPAGPQGEVGPAGPQGEVGPAGPQGEVGPAGPQGEVGPTGPQGEAGPKGDKGDQGPAGPRGPRGPQGPKGSKGDTGAQGPKGDKGDTGAKGPQGEVGPAGPQGPKGDKGDTGAQGPQGEAGPVGPQGPKGDKGDTGAQGPQGDTGPVGPQGPKGDKGDTGAQGPKGDTNVITRAVVLVDPSTKVSVQLADGEVDGIVALRISHKETDAVTTPVVLTKVDYDLFDIELVNGAGEVVDNTLPTRVRLPIDEGKEVDRVVYLPNTESEEVLDFTVVETRNEDGSVNREVEFVAEHFSEYGIVYKDAITVAEARAGEMKVTDESKKPLTPLSALGGLAEKKAEKTLPNTGTGAEFLLPSLGVLSLAAAARLRRKEEK, from the coding sequence ATGGTGCGAGTAAGGGTTGCAGTGGATCAATCATTTGTTGAGGTAACTTCGACTCAAACGAGTGAGTCTGGAGTGAATGCTTCAAATGTTATTGATAATAATTCTTCAACATTTTGGAGTTCAAACCATTCACAAATTAATCAAGAGTCTGCACGACAAATGTTGACTGTGAAATTGCTTGAACCTGGAACGATTAGTAAAGTCTTATATTCACCAAGATCTGAAAGTGATACTGCGGTTGGTAACGTTGTAAAAGGAAAAATTCAATATAGCCTAGACAAAGAGCGCTGGGAGGATGCAATTCCAACTGGTGTTACTCGGATTAGAGATGGCCTGACGAGTGGTCGAGTTGATGGAGCAGCCCATACATTCACGTTGGATGTGAATAGATTACCGAAGTATATTGAGATTGAACCCGTGGAAGCTCTCTATGTGCGACTAGTTGCATTAGAGACGAAACATTTGGATCCTGCTCAAGAAAATAAGGTAGTTTCAGCTGCTGAGTTCATGCCATATGCCGAGAAACAAGTTCCTCAGGAAAGTGTAGTTTATTTGGATCCGTCTTTGACAGAGGCGCCATCATATAATGCGACGGATGGCGGAGGCCGCAATGCTTCATTTGCAACTGACGGTGATAAAAGAACGCTTTGGGCAAGTGCAGATACATCTGAGTATTGGAATAGAACTGCTCCTCAAGCTTTAACAGTTGGTCTGACTGAAGTGGCGCGTGTTAACAGTATTGATATTACACCACGTCAGGATGGAGACAATTACCGAGTTCATTATACGGGAGATTTGATTAGTGGGTATATTGAGTATCTAAATTCAGAAGGGAATTGGACTAGAGTTTCTATTGTCGGAGGAACCCCACAGAATGAATTTGTATTCGGAGGCTCACATGATACTAAAACAGTTACATTTACACCTGTAGAAGCGCAAAAGTTTAGAATTGTTGCAACAAATACTTACCATTGGAATGGAACTGCAAATTATAATAAAATCGTAGCGATTGCAGAAGTTTACCTAACAGGTACTAAGATTGAGTCTCCAATCACCGAAGCTCCAGTTACAGAGGATCCAGTTACAGAGGATCCAGTCACTGAAGATCCAATCACTGAAGGACCTGTTACCGAAGCCCCAATTACTGAAAACTCAGTTACCGAAGATCCGTTGTACGTATTAGGTGAACATGCCTTAATTGAATTGTCTAAAGAGTTTATCCAAGTGACAGCGGGAGATTCAACTGCATGGCAAAATACGAATGATTGGCCTCGTGGAGTTCAGAATTTAACGAATAGAGATATTGGAGACGGATCATCTGGTGCAGATAATACGGTTTTGACAGAAATGCTCTGGGGAGGCAGTAAACGGATGCCTCAATCCGTTCATTTTACGTTTACAGAACTTCAAGATCTTGAAAAACTGGAAATTTACAAACGTCTCAATAACAACGGTACTTTGACCCAATTTTCAGTTACTGTATACGGTGAGAATGACCAGGTAATTGGAGAAAAGCAAGATGTTACAGTTGCGAAAGAAACTCCAACTGCATCATATTCTTTAGGAAGCTTCAGTGGTATTAAAAAAGTTACAGTAACCTTTAAACAAGCAGTCAATGCAAGTGGTCAAGTGACACCGGGTGACTTGACCGTAAAAGGTATAAGTTTCTTCAAGAAAGATTCAGGTATTCGTGGAACTCAAGTTGAACGTTCTCACATTCAAGTACAAGCAGAAGATCCAACAGCTTTCCAGTCTGGCTACGGTGTTGAGAGAGTGATTGATGGAAGCTATTCAAACGGAACTGAATTGAAGTGGGGTCCAGGTTCGCATCAAAAACGATTGGGACAAAAAGTGACCTTTACTTTAACGGAACCCAAGGCTTTAAGTGGAATTACAGTTTATACTCGTCCAGATCGTCAAGGCTCAATTGCAGAGTATAAAGTTGTAACGAAATTCCAGGGTCAAGTTGTACAAGAAGAAATCGTTTCATCGATTCATCGTTCAGCAACTCTGAGTAATTTGGAATTAAATGGCAGCCAGGTTGATAGTGTTGAATTGACATTTATCGAAGCGTTAGATAATGCTGGGAATAGAACGAATCAATTCCTAACAGTTCGAGAAGTTAAGTTTTATCAAGCGGCGCCACTAGAAAAACCTGTTACCGAAGATCCAGTTGCTGAGGACCCAGTCACCGAAGATCCAATTACTGAAGATCCGGTTACTGAAGATCCGGTTACTGAAGATCCAGTTGCTGAAGATCCAATCACCGAAGATCCAGTCACCGAAGACCCAGTCACCGAAGATCCAATTACTGAAGATCCAATTACTGAAGATCCGGTTACTGAAGATCCGGTTACTGAAGATCCAATCACCGAAGATCCAGTTACAGAGGATCCAGTCACCGAAGATCCGGTTACAGAGGAACCAATCACTGAAGACCCAGTTACAGAGGATCCAGTTACTGAAGATCCGGTTACAGAGGAACCAATCACTGAAGATCCGATCACCGAAGATCCAGTTACAGAGGATCCGATCACTGAAAATCCGGTCGCTGAGGAACCAGTCACCGAAGATCCGGTTACAGAGGATCCAGTCACTGAAGATCCGGTTACCGAAGACCCAGTCACTGAAGACCCAGTTACAGAGGATCCAGTTACTGAAGATCCGGTTACAGAGGATCCAGTTACAGAGGAACCAGTCACTGAAAATCCAGTTACTGAAGATCCAGTCATCGAAGCCCCAGTTACTGAAGATCCGGTTACAGAGGATCCAGTTATCGAAGCCCCAGTTACTGAAGATCCGGTCACCGAAGATCCAGTTACTGAAAATCCGGTTACAGATGAACCAATCACTGAAGATCCAGTTACTGATTCCCCTCGAATCTTCACGGATGACACAACCAATATTTCTGTAACAGTAAATACTGGTGCCGATGCAGCTGTTGGTATTCAGGTTTCTCAGATGGAAGACTTGCCAGAAGCTGTGGATGGGAAAGATGCAGTTGTCTATGACATTGAGTTGATTGATGAGGACGGACAACACATTGATGGTGAATTTTCTGCGCTTGTCAAATTGCCAGTAGATGTTAATAAACTCGTTTCACGTGTTGTCTTCATACCTGAGGGTGGAGAACTGGAAGCTGTTGAATTCGAACAGGTGTATGAAGAAGAAACTGATACAAGCTATGTCACATTTGAAGCTACTCACTTCAGTCATTACGCAGTTCTTTACACAACTGTCCATGGCGACGTGATACCTGGTGGATTCTACGATTGGTTCGTAACGACAATTGGTGACCAAGATAGCGACGACGATGTTGATGAAAATGATGTCCAATCTTGGTTGAAAGGACCAAAAGGTGATCAGGGCGAACGCGGTGAGGTTGGCCTACAAGGACCGAAAGGAGATAAAGGAGACCCAGGTCAAGCGGGTGCCCAAGGTGAGCGAGGCGAAGCCGGCCCACAAGGGCCGAAAGGGGACAAAGGAGACCCAGGTCAAGCAGGTGTCCAAGGCGAACGAGGCGAAGTTGGCCCGCAAGGTCCGAAAGGAGATAAAGGAGACCCAGGTCAAGCAGGTGCTCAAGGTGAGCGAGGCGAAGTTGGTCCACAAGGACCAAAAGGCGATCCTGGAGATGAAGGTCCAGTCGGTCCGCGTGGTCCACAAGGTGAAGTCGGTCCAGCCGGCCCAGCCGGCCCACAAGGCGAAGTCGGCCCGGCCGGCCCACAAGGTGAAGTTGGCCCAGCCGGCCCACAAGGTGAGGTTGGCCCAGCCGGCCCACAAGGCGAAGTCGGTCCAGCCGGCCCACAAGGCGAAGTCGGTCCAGCCGGTCCACAAGGTGAAGTTGGCCCAGCCGGTCCACAAGGTGAAGTTGGCCCAGCCGGCCCCCAAGGTGAAGTTGGCCCAGCCGGCCCCCAAGGCGAAGTCGGCCCAGCCGGCTCCCAAGGCGAAGTCGGTCCAGCCGGCCCCCAAGGTGAAGTTGGCCCAGCCGGCCCCCAAGGTGAAGTTGGCCCAGCCGGCCCCCAAGGTGAAGTTGGCCCAGCCGGCCCCCAAGGTGAAGTCGGTCCAACCGGCCCCCAAGGTGAAGCCGGTCCGAAAGGCGATAAGGGAGACCAAGGTCCAGCCGGTCCAAGAGGTCCCCGTGGTCCACAAGGACCGAAAGGAAGCAAAGGTGACACCGGTGCTCAAGGTCCAAAAGGTGACAAGGGCGATACAGGTGCCAAAGGCCCCCAAGGTGAAGTCGGTCCAGCCGGCCCCCAAGGCCCAAAAGGTGACAAAGGCGATACAGGAGCTCAAGGCCCCCAAGGTGAGGCCGGTCCAGTTGGCCCCCAAGGACCAAAAGGTGACAAAGGTGATACAGGAGCTCAAGGTCCACAAGGTGATACTGGCCCAGTCGGCCCACAGGGACCAAAAGGTGACAAGGGAGACACAGGAGCTCAAGGACCGAAGGGGGATACAAATGTCATTACACGAGCAGTTGTCTTGGTTGACCCTTCTACAAAAGTAAGCGTTCAGCTTGCTGATGGAGAAGTAGATGGCATTGTAGCATTGCGCATTAGCCACAAGGAGACAGATGCTGTTACAACCCCAGTTGTTCTTACTAAGGTTGACTATGATCTATTTGATATCGAGTTGGTGAATGGAGCAGGTGAAGTCGTTGACAATACTCTTCCGACGCGTGTTCGCTTACCGATTGATGAAGGTAAAGAAGTTGATCGAGTGGTTTATCTTCCAAATACAGAATCAGAAGAAGTTTTAGACTTTACAGTAGTTGAAACTAGAAATGAAGACGGTTCTGTTAATAGAGAAGTTGAATTTGTTGCAGAACACTTTAGTGAATACGGCATTGTCTATAAAGATGCAATAACAGTTGCAGAGGCAAGAGCTGGAGAAATGAAAGTTACTGATGAATCCAAGAAGCCGCTCACTCCTCTTTCTGCTTTAGGTGGTTTAGCAGAGAAAAAAGCTGAGAAGACCTTGCCAAATACTGGTACAGGGGCAGAATTCCTTCTTCCAAGTCTAGGAGTTCTTAGTCTAGCAGCTGCAGCCCGTCTTCGTAGAAAAGAAGAAAAATAA